CGGCATCGTGATCCGCGGCTCGCTGTCGGGCACCCCGAAGGTCAACGTCGTCCTGCTGCTCATCGGCACGCTGCTGGCCAGCTGGATCGGGACCACCGGGGCGGCGATGGTGATGATCCGCCCGCTGCTGCGCGCCAACGCCTGGCGCAAGCACCGAGTCCACCAGGTCGTCTTCTTCATCTTCCTCGTCGCCAACATCGGTGGCTCGCTGACCCCGATCGGCGACCCGCCGCTGTTCCTCGGCTTCCTGCGCGGCGTGCCGTTCTTCTGGACGATGAAGCTGCTGCCGATGATGCTGCTCAACGTCGCGGTGCTGATCGTGGTGTTCTACCTCCTCGACTCCTACTTCATGCGCAAGGAGGGCCCGCACCCGGAGAGCACAGGGGAGAAGGTCCGCGTCGAGGGCCTGCACAACATCGTCTTCCTGCTCGCCATCGTCGGTGCGGTCATCCTCTCCGGCGTCCTGCCGGGCACCGCCGCCTTCACCGATCCCGCCACCGGGGACCCGCGCGGCCTGACCCTCATGGACTCCGCCGTGGCCCACGTGGCAATCCCGTACGTCAACCTTCTCCGTGACGCGATCATCCTCGCGGCCGCCTTCCTGGCCTACCGCACCACCAACGCGCGGCTGCGCACCGCCAACGGGTTCGGCTGGGGGCCGATCCAGGAGGTGGCCATCCTCTTCGCGGGCATCTTCGTGACGATGATCCCGGCGCTGGCGATCCTGCAGGCGCGCGGCAGCGAGCTGGGCCTGACGAGCCCGGCGGAGTTCTTCTGGGCGACCGGTGGGCTGTCCAGCTTCCTCGACAACGCCCCCACCTACCTCGTCTTCATGACCACCGCGGCGTCCCTCGGCGCGACGGCGGGGGTCGAGACCACGCTGGGCATCATCGACGAGCAGCTGCTGATGGCGGTCTCGGCCGGCGCGGTGTTCATGGGGGCGAACACCTACATCGGGAACGCGCCGAACTTCATGGTGCGCTCCATCGCGGTGGAGTCCGAGGTACGGATGCCCAGCTTCCTGGGCTACATGAAGTGGTCGATCAGCATCCTCATCCCGCTGTTCGTCGTCGACACCCTCATCTTCTTCTGATGCCCGACGGCGGGCCTCGTCTCGCGCGGTCGACCCGGCCGTCGGACCCACCGGTGTCGGTCCGCCGCCCGGCAGCCCCTACCATGGGGGGTGGTTTTAGCCAGCATCCCGGGGCACACGCTCCGGGAGATCTTCGGAGGTTCACGGGTGGCCATCGCGCACCGGAAGTTCGTCAGCGCCGTCGTCCTGCTCACCGCGGCCGCTCTCGCCGGCTGCTCAGCCCAGCCGGGCACCGCGGCGGTCATCAACGGCACGAAGATCACCGAGGGGGAGCTCGACGACGCGACCCTGGAGTTCGGTGACCTCACCGGCCAGCCGCCCCAGCCGTCCGTCGTGCTCAACACGCTGCTCGCGGCGGAGGTCTTCCCCAGCATCGCCGCCGAGCACGGCCTCGCCCTGAGCGACCAGCAGGTCACCCAGCGCCTGGAGGAGCAGGCCGTGCTCCAGGGGGCCGAGGTCCCGGTGGACGGGTACTCCCCGGCGTTCATCGACCTGGGCCACTACCTCTTCAGTGCCACCGACGCCCAGGCCCACCCGGAGGCGGCGGCGATCTTCCAGGAGTTCACGACGGCGATGGGCGAGGCGGACATCGAGGTCAACCCCCGTTACGGGCAGGTGGAGGACAGCGGCGAGATCGTGCCGTCCCAGCACGACTGGCTCGTCACCCCCGACGCGGGCTGAGACCCCACCCTCTGCCCGGCACGCAGGCTGGCCGGCCGCCGACGGTCTCGGTGGCCGGCCGTCGTCGTCCCAGCGGGCCGGCCATCGTCGTCCCTGCGGGTGTCACGCACATCACCCCACTGCGCGTGGCGATGCTCACAACAGCCCCCGGAGGGCCTCCCAGGGGCGATTGGTCCCTCGCTGACCCGGAATGCCCGTACTACCGTGGGCGGGTACGCCGAGACCCATCACCCAATTAAAGGAGTACCTGTGGCCAGCATCGAGGCCGTTGGCGCCCGCGAGATCCTTGACTCGCGCGGCAACCCCACCGTCGAGGTCGAGGTCGCGCTCGAGGACGGCACCGTCGCGCGCGCGGCGGTCCCCTCCGGCGCGTCGACCGGCGCGTTCGAGGCCGTCGAGCGCCGTGACGGCGACAAGTCCCGCTACCTGGGCAAGGGCGTGCAGAACGCCGTCGACGCCGTCATCGACACCATCGCCCCCGAGATCCTCGGGATCGACGCCACCGAGCAGCGCATCATCGACCAGACCCTGATCGACCTGGACGGCTCCGCCAACAAGGGCAAGCTGGGCGCCAACGCCATCCTGGGCGTCTCCCTCGCCGTCGCGAAGGCCGCCGCCGAGTCCGCCGGGCTGCCGCTCTTCCGCTACGTGGGTGGCCCCAACGCCTACCTGCTGCCCGTGCCGATGATGAACATCCTCAACGGCGGCTCCCACGCGGACTCCAACGTCGACATCCAGGAGTTCATGGTCGCCCCGGTCGGCGCCCCGAACTTCAAGGAGGCGCTGCGCTGGGGCGCGGAGACCTACCACTCGCTGAAGTCCGTGCTGAAGGCCCGCGGCCTGGCCACCGGCCTGGGCGACGAGGGCGGCTTCGCCCCGAACCTGGAGTCCAACCGCGCGGCCCTGGACCTCATCCTCGAGGCCATCGAGAAGGCCGGCTTCAAGCCGGGCGAGGACATGGCCCTTGCCCTGGACGTCGCCGCCACCGAGTTCTTCTCCGAGGGCGCCTACCAGTTCGAGGGCAAGGCGACCACGCCCGCCGAGATGATCGCCTACTACGAGGGCCTCGTCGCCGACTACCCGCTGGTCTCCATCGAGGACCCGCTGAGCGAGGACGAGTGGGACAGCTGGTCCCAGCTCGTCGCCGCCGTCGGTGAGCGCACCCAGATCGTCGGCGACGACCTGTTCGTCACCAACCCCGAGCGCCTCGCCAAGGGCATCGAGCTCAAGGCCGCCAACTCCCTGCTGGTCAAGCTCAACCAGATCGGCTCGCTGACCGAGACGCTCGACGCCGTCACCCTGGCCCAGCGCAACGGCTTCACCGCGATGGTCTCCCACCGCTCCGGCGAGACCGAGGACACCACCATCGCCGACCTCTCCGTGGCCACCAACGCCGGCCAGATCAAGACCGGCGCCCCGGCCCGCGGCGAGCGCATCAACAAGTACAACCAGCTCCTGCGCATCGAGGAGGAGCTCGACGACGCCGCGGTCTACGCCGGTCGCAGCGCCTTCCCGCGCGCCGCGAAGTAACGACGCGAGGCGGGTCTTCGGCTGAGCCGCAGAACCGCCATCCGCGGGATCTCCGGGAGCCGCGGGGCGTGCGCAACTCACGCCCCGCGGCTCCCGCCGTCCGTGCCCGCCATGGGAGACGATGGGGCCCATGAGCGCCCGCCGACCCGCCGCACCCCGCCCGGGGAGCGCCGGAGCGCGGCCGGCCCACGGCGGAGGCAAGCCGGTTCAGGGCGGTGGCGGCAGGCCCAGGACGACGGCGACCGGCGGCCAGTCCCGCACGTCCGGGGGCCAGCCCAAGACGGCCCCCGGCCAGCCCAAGACCGCCCCCGGCCCGAGCAAGACACCCGCCTCGCGCCCGGCTGCCAGCGGCGGCAGGCCCGGTGCGAGCCCCCGACCGGCCACCAACGGGCGGACGACGGCTCCCCGCACCTCGGGGCGACGCCCGGCCGGTCAGCCGGCACGCTCGACCGCGCCGCGCGCCGGCACGCGCGGCCCGGCAGGCACCGGCCCGGCGCGGTCACGCCGCGTGGTGAGCTTCGGCGGTGACGACGGCGCCCCGAGCCCGACCATCACGCTGCGCGCGCTCGGGATCTTCCTGGTGGCGCTGGTCGCGTTCGCGGTCCTCGCGCCGACGCTGCGTTTCTCGGTGGCTCAGCAGGAGCAGCTGCGCCAGCTGAACGCCCGCGTCGCCGCGGCCAGCGAGCGCAACGCCGACCTCGAGGCGCAGCTGGCGTTGTGGCAGGACCCGCAGTACGTCCAGGCCCAGGCGCGGGACCGGCTGGGCTTCGTGATGCCGGGCGAGACGCCCTACGTGGTCATCGACCCCGAGACCGTCACCGGCGGGCTCAGCGAGGCCGAGATCGAGGCCGAGGAGCGTGAGGAGGCGCGGATCGCGGCGACTCCGTGGTACCTCCACGTGTGGGACTCGGTGCAGGTGGCGGGGGAGTCCGCCACCGGCGAGGAAGACCCCTCCGGCCTCACCGTGCCGGCGCCCGCCTCCGGCTGACCCACGCCACCCCCTTCCCGCCCGCGAGATGTCAACTTCTCCGCGAGATGTCATACATGGGCTGGGGCCGGACGCCCCCGCATCCAGCCGGGGAACCGGCGGACAGCTCCGCCGAACCGCGGGCTGCGTCTTGGCCGACATGGCATATCGTTCCGAGAGGATTCTGAGGCGGGGCAGACGCGCCGGCGATGACATCTGGTCCGAAAGTGCTCGCGACATCGGACCGCACAAAAGACGCGCGAGCATTTTCAGCCCTGGTCAGCCGCCCTGTAGGGACGGCTGTGACTCGCGGAGAAGATGACATCTCGCGCGGGGGAACTGACATCGGAGAGCCGTGGACACGACCGTGACCGACCGCGACCTGGAGGTGCTCGAGGAGCAGCTCGGCCGGGTGCCGCGCGGCGTCGTCGCCGTCGCCGCGCGCTGCGTGTGCGGCCGGCCCACCGTGGTGCGCACCGCGCCGCGCCTGGACGACGGCACCCCCTTCCCGACGTCGTACTACCTCACCTGCCCGCCGGCGGTGAAGGCGGCCAGCACCCTCGAGGCGCAGCAGGTCATGCAGGGCATGAACGAGCGCCTGGCCACCGACCCGGACCTGGCGGCCGCCTACCGACGCGCGCACGAGGACTACCTGACCCGCCGCGCCGAGCTCGGCGAGGTGCCGGAGATCGCCGGCGTCTCCGCCGGCGGCATGCCCACCCGCGTGAAGTGCCTGCACGCGCTGCTCGGCCATACCCTGGCCGTGGGCGAGGGCGTCAACCCGTTCGGCGACGAGACGCTGCGCCTCCTCGAGGGCGTCTGGAGCCCGCTGCGCTGCTCCTGCTGAGCGTCAGTCACAGACCTCCCGCTCCGGGACGGTGAGGTCGACGAGGAACGCGTCGACCGCTTCCCGCGCGCACGCCGAGGTGTAGTACGAGGTGTGGCCGTCGCCCTCGCGGGTGAGCAGGTGGCTGCCCGAGATCTGCGCGGCGAGGCTGTGTGCCCACTTGTACGGCACCGAGGGGTCGTACGTGGCGTGGACGATGAGCGTCGGGACCCCTGTCACGTCGAGCAGCCGGGGCGGGTTGGCGGCCTCGAGCGGCCAGCCGATGCACAGGTTGACCTGCCACGTCTCCGAGGCGCCCTGCAGGTGCGGCGCCGTCTGCTTGCCCAGCTGGATGCGTTGGCGCATCTCCTCGTAGGTCCCGACCTGCGGGACGTACTCCATGCAGCCGATGCCCGCCTGCGCGAACAGGCCGGTCTGCGGCTCCCCACCAGGCACCGCGAACGCGGAGGCGTCGCCGGCCAGCGTCGCCGCGAGCGCGCGGGACAGCCCGGCCCAGGACACGTCAGGACCGTAGATCGACGGCTCCTTGAACGTCAGCCGACCGATGGTCCCCGTGCGGATGTCCTCCCCCCGCACGGCGTGCAGCGCACCCTCGACCGGGATGGGGGCGGCGTCCGCCGCCGCGACGAGCTCGTCGTAGACGGCGGCCACGTCCTGGCCACGCAGGGCACAGGTGTCGGACGTGCCGCACCACTCGGCGAACCGGTTGAACGAGTCCTCGGCAGCGCGCATCTCGTCGGCCACCTGGACCACCTCGGGCAGGCTGTGCTCGAGCGCGGCGTCGAGCGCCAGCGCGCGGGTGCGGTCGGGGAAGAGCTGCGCGTAGTTCGCACCGACCTGGGTGCCGTAGGAGATGCCCAGCCAGCTGACCTCTTCGACGTCGAGGGCCCGGCGAAGGGCCTCGTGGTCCCGGGCGACGCTGACCGTGTCGAGGTGCCCGAGGAGGGCGCCGGTCTCCTCCAGGCAGCTCTCCCCGACGGCCCGGTTGTGGGCGACCAGAGCGTCGAACTGCTCTTCCGTGCGCGGCCACAGCGTCGTCTCCGGCGTCAGCACGGGCAGCCCGCACCGCACCGGCGTGCTGGCGCCGACGCCGCGCGGGTCCATGGCCACGATGTCGAACCTGGCCCGCAGGGCCGGGGAGAAGATCTCCTCGGCGGCTATCACGTAGCCGACGCCCCCGTCGCCCGGTCCACCCGGGTTGTAGAACAAGGTGCCCACCCGGTGGTCCGGGTCGTCGGCGGGACGGCGGGCGACCGCGAGGTCGATCTGCTCGCCGTGCCGGTCGTGCCAGTCCACCGGGACGTGCAAGGTGGCGCACTCGGCCACCGCGGCGTCGGGGCACGGCGCCCAGTCCAGGGCGCTCGGCGCGACGCCGCCGGCCGCGCTGGCCGCGCCGCCGAGGGGGAGGGCGACCAGGGCGACCGTGGCCGCCAGGAACGCTCCGCGTACGGGCCGTGAGAGCGGGCGCATGCGCATGGTCTTCCTCCTCGACGGAGTGAGACAGGCGCGGGGACGAGGCTCGGACCGAGCCGGAGAGGCGCATCGCGCCGTCGCATCGACTATCCGCGCCACCGGTGGCGCGGGTCAAGACGGCGCGCACCCCCGGGTGGCCGGCCGTCGTCCCCACCGAATCCCCCTGCGGGCACCCTCTTGCCCCCGGCCCGGGGGGTGATGTCCCCCTCGTGGAGTCGGTGTCTCGGAGCGTCAGTCCTCCGGCTCGGTCACGTCGGCGACCTGGGCACCCAGGGCGTCGATCAGCTGGTCGGCCCGCACGGTGGCCGCCACACCGTGCGCGCCGGCCCCGATGGAGACGGTGCCGGTCACCGTGGCGTCGGCGATCACGGGCCACTCCGTCGTCGCCCCGAAGGGGGTGATCGTGCCGCGCTCGTACCCGGTCACGTCCTTCGCGGTGGCCGCGTCCGGCATGGAGATCCGGTTGACGCCCAGCAGGGCACGGAGCTTCGGCCAGGAGATGGTGCGGCCGCCCGGTACCAGCAC
This window of the Georgenia yuyongxinii genome carries:
- a CDS encoding alpha/beta hydrolase, with the translated sequence MRMRPLSRPVRGAFLAATVALVALPLGGAASAAGGVAPSALDWAPCPDAAVAECATLHVPVDWHDRHGEQIDLAVARRPADDPDHRVGTLFYNPGGPGDGGVGYVIAAEEIFSPALRARFDIVAMDPRGVGASTPVRCGLPVLTPETTLWPRTEEQFDALVAHNRAVGESCLEETGALLGHLDTVSVARDHEALRRALDVEEVSWLGISYGTQVGANYAQLFPDRTRALALDAALEHSLPEVVQVADEMRAAEDSFNRFAEWCGTSDTCALRGQDVAAVYDELVAAADAAPIPVEGALHAVRGEDIRTGTIGRLTFKEPSIYGPDVSWAGLSRALAATLAGDASAFAVPGGEPQTGLFAQAGIGCMEYVPQVGTYEEMRQRIQLGKQTAPHLQGASETWQVNLCIGWPLEAANPPRLLDVTGVPTLIVHATYDPSVPYKWAHSLAAQISGSHLLTREGDGHTSYYTSACAREAVDAFLVDLTVPEREVCD
- the eno gene encoding phosphopyruvate hydratase is translated as MASIEAVGAREILDSRGNPTVEVEVALEDGTVARAAVPSGASTGAFEAVERRDGDKSRYLGKGVQNAVDAVIDTIAPEILGIDATEQRIIDQTLIDLDGSANKGKLGANAILGVSLAVAKAAAESAGLPLFRYVGGPNAYLLPVPMMNILNGGSHADSNVDIQEFMVAPVGAPNFKEALRWGAETYHSLKSVLKARGLATGLGDEGGFAPNLESNRAALDLILEAIEKAGFKPGEDMALALDVAATEFFSEGAYQFEGKATTPAEMIAYYEGLVADYPLVSIEDPLSEDEWDSWSQLVAAVGERTQIVGDDLFVTNPERLAKGIELKAANSLLVKLNQIGSLTETLDAVTLAQRNGFTAMVSHRSGETEDTTIADLSVATNAGQIKTGAPARGERINKYNQLLRIEEELDDAAVYAGRSAFPRAAK
- a CDS encoding sodium:proton antiporter codes for the protein MELGTQLPLWSIIPFVGMLLSIAIIPLVNGHWWEKHMWKVSAFWALAFFVPFLVGFGVQLAVGHGLEVILLDYVPFIILILGLFTVSGGIVIRGSLSGTPKVNVVLLLIGTLLASWIGTTGAAMVMIRPLLRANAWRKHRVHQVVFFIFLVANIGGSLTPIGDPPLFLGFLRGVPFFWTMKLLPMMLLNVAVLIVVFYLLDSYFMRKEGPHPESTGEKVRVEGLHNIVFLLAIVGAVILSGVLPGTAAFTDPATGDPRGLTLMDSAVAHVAIPYVNLLRDAIILAAAFLAYRTTNARLRTANGFGWGPIQEVAILFAGIFVTMIPALAILQARGSELGLTSPAEFFWATGGLSSFLDNAPTYLVFMTTAASLGATAGVETTLGIIDEQLLMAVSAGAVFMGANTYIGNAPNFMVRSIAVESEVRMPSFLGYMKWSISILIPLFVVDTLIFF
- a CDS encoding FtsB family cell division protein, with translation MVSFGGDDGAPSPTITLRALGIFLVALVAFAVLAPTLRFSVAQQEQLRQLNARVAAASERNADLEAQLALWQDPQYVQAQARDRLGFVMPGETPYVVIDPETVTGGLSEAEIEAEEREEARIAATPWYLHVWDSVQVAGESATGEEDPSGLTVPAPASG
- a CDS encoding DUF501 domain-containing protein, yielding MDTTVTDRDLEVLEEQLGRVPRGVVAVAARCVCGRPTVVRTAPRLDDGTPFPTSYYLTCPPAVKAASTLEAQQVMQGMNERLATDPDLAAAYRRAHEDYLTRRAELGEVPEIAGVSAGGMPTRVKCLHALLGHTLAVGEGVNPFGDETLRLLEGVWSPLRCSC
- a CDS encoding SurA N-terminal domain-containing protein — protein: MAIAHRKFVSAVVLLTAAALAGCSAQPGTAAVINGTKITEGELDDATLEFGDLTGQPPQPSVVLNTLLAAEVFPSIAAEHGLALSDQQVTQRLEEQAVLQGAEVPVDGYSPAFIDLGHYLFSATDAQAHPEAAAIFQEFTTAMGEADIEVNPRYGQVEDSGEIVPSQHDWLVTPDAG
- a CDS encoding aminoacyl-tRNA deacylase, whose translation is MSEQSALHALEHSGIDFTVTRHGRVGSLEEAAAARGVPPSAIVKSIVVRRSEDDYLFVLVPGGRTISWPKLRALLGVNRISMPDAATAKDVTGYERGTITPFGATTEWPVIADATVTGTVSIGAGAHGVAATVRADQLIDALGAQVADVTEPED